The Persephonella atlantica region CTCTTTTTCTCTCTTCTGGTATTAACAGTTCTCCTTCTAAGTTAATGCCCTTTTGCTTCATGTAGTATATATAAAAAGCTACCTGCATTCTTGCGCTTTCTAAGAATTTTGATGATTTTTTGATTTCTCCGATTATCTTTTTGTTTGGAAGAATGTCTATCTGGATTGTGTTATCTATGAGAAATCCTTTTTTCTGTCTTTTGTAGAAAATTTCCTGAATATGCTTCCCAAGAATTAAAAAATCGCTTTCCTGGTCAGCTTCTATGCCGTGTCCAATAAGCCAGACTTCACGGGGACAGATGTAGTAATACCAGATTAATGTCCCGTTAATGTTTTCCAATTTGTTCATGTGGTTAAATTTAAACTTTTTAAGTTTTTTTGACAAATTTTATTTATACAGATAAAACTGTGAAGGCACGCGGTTGTGTTTGTAGGTTTTAAAGTTTTTTCTAAATTTATTACTTTTACGATTTTCGTTAACGGTAAGAACAAATCCAGTGAAAATTAAAAACCAAAATCCAAGAAGTAAAAAAGAAATAACAAAAGGTAAAATAACGCTAACAGCATACCAGATTAAAACCAAAACAACCCCAACACTAAACAAAAACAGAGGAGTAAACAATAAAGACAGTCCTAAAGCTAAAAAAGTTTTAAAAATTCTCATGGCAAATGATTATATACCAATTTCAATTCCTCATAGGCACGCTAAAAACTCAGTCTATGGAGGGTGCTGAAATGAGCATATCCCTGAAAGCCTTCCTGAAATGGAAAGGGGTCACTCTAAGAGTGACCCTAAAAATTTCAGTAGGCAATTAAGGGGACTCAGCCAGAGATAGTTCCTTCCGCCCAAAGGGACTATCTTTTGGTTTCCTATATATGATTATAATTATAGGCCTTCTGACGCCGATTTGCAAGTTTTTCGCTTGCAGTGACCTGCCCTCGGTGTCGGTGAGGCTTTTTTGTATAGTTTCAATTCCTCATAGGTACGCTAAAAACCATTTTTGCAACTCTGCGAGACCTCATGTCTTTGTAGTTTCAATTCCTTATAGGTACGCTAAAAACCTATGAAAACATAAGAAGGCAAAAAACACTTTTTACAGTTTCAATTCCTCATAGGTACGCTAAAAACTTTGAACAGGCTCAAATACAGGATATAAATAGCATGTTTCAATTCCTCATAGGTACGCTAAAAACAGAGGTTGTTATCTACCCTTCTGGAGAGAATGTATCGTTTCAATTCCTCATAGGTACGCTAAAAACGGGTGCTTTCCGTGTATATTCGCAAGCCCCACGGAAAGTTTCAATTCCTCATAGGTACGCTAAAAACGCTTTAACCATAATAACTATCGGTGCTTTGTCGTGGTTTCAATTCCTCATAGGCACGCTAAAAACCATAAAATTAACTTCCTATTCTGTTGTCAAGAAACCGTTGTAAAACTTAGCTGATTTTAAATATACAAAAAACTATAAATCCTGTCAAATGAAGTTAATTTTCTGTCAACCTCCAATCCTGCAAAAAACCCAGGACATCGACAAATCATTGATATTTCTTTTCTATAAGACTTTTTTATATTGGTTTTTGAATTTAATTGAGATTTCTTCCTTTCTAATCCTATAGAAATCTTTCAATCCCTCATAGGCACGCTAAAAATTACTAACCTTCTTATCCTATTAATCCTGCTAATGGGAAGATAATCTTCCCCTGTTTAAAACATAAAAAACTCACTTTTTACTTTAAACCCTGTTTCCAAATCATAATAATCTTCTAAATTCTCAATTGGAACGTAATAAAAGCCGTTTTCTACAGGTGGAGTATTGTCTTTAATAGGAACAGAGATTATATAGCTGTAAAACTGAGATTTCATGTTGTCAAAAGCCTTTTTTCTATCAAATATATCTTTTATCTGCATAATTTTCTTAAACTCTTCCCACACTTCAATCGCTTCTTTATCTATCTGGATAAAAACATCAGTTTTATTAGCTTCTTCTTCTATTAGTTTAAAGTCAGCTATAGATAAAATCTGTCCTGGTTCTCTTTCTCCAGAAAATTTTAAAGAGTACAAATATTCAAGGAGTTTATAGCTTTCTGCCATAGATTTTCTCTCTAACAGTGCTTTAAAATACTGATTTATAAGCTCTAAAACTTCATTTTCTTCGTACTCATTTTTTATAAAAATATCCTCTGTTGCCTGTAAAAGTGTTGAATCGTAAACATAAGAGCTGTAAAGTCTGTTGTTCTTATCTAACAGCTTTACAACAAAAACTTCTCCCTGTTTTCTCTCGCCTTCCCTATTACATCTGCCTGCACTCTGTATAATACTGTCTAATGGTGCAAAATCTCTGTAAACAACGTCAAAATCAATATCTACTCCTGCTTCCACAAGCTGTGTTGTTACTGATAGTTTACTCTTTTTTTCTTTTAGGTGCTGGATTCTTTCTAATCTGTGGATTGGAACGATATGGGTTGACAGGAAAACAGGCTTTTTGTCTTTGAAAAATTCATAAATTTCTTTTGCCTGATTTACTGTGTTTGCTATGAAAAGGTAGCTTTTTTCTTGTTTTAGATTAATTTCCTTTAAAAAATCATCTAAAGTTTTTTCTTTTTTGTCAAACTTTATCCTGTATCTGTTAAATTTTTCAAAATATTTTTTATGCTGTGTGAGTGGAATAGTTTCTTTTTCTTCAAAAATAAGTGGCTGGGTTGCTGTTGAGAATATCAGATAAAAGTTATACTTATCTGCCATGTGTGAGATAATTTCTTTTATAACAAGCCAGTATTTAAAAGGTATTGACTGGATTTCATCTAAAATGACTATACTGTTTGTAAATCTGTGAAACTTCCTCAGGGATTTGTTTTTGTAGCCAATAAGGGTGTGAAAAAGTTGTATAAATGTGGTTGTTATAATCTGACTGTTCCATCCTTCAACAAGAACCCTTGAACTGTCGTAATCAAACTCGTTTTCTTCATATTTATATCTAAAATCTGATAAATAATGATGTTTCAAGATTATTTTGCTGTCAGGGTTGATACCATTTTCTTTTAAAACTTTTTCAAAAACTGAAAAATTCTGCTCAATTATAGACAAAAACGGCAGGGAATAAATAATTTTTGGATTAACTTTCTTTTCCTGTTTTAATTTTTCTGACAATTTTAGTGCAAAAGCAAAAGATATAAGGGTTTTTCCCATCCCTGTTGGCAGTGTCAGTGAGTATATTTTGCTGTTAAGGTCAATCTGTCTTCCTAAAACTTCGTCTAAAGCCTTGCTTCTGAGAAGATTTATCTCACTTTTCTCAAAATTTTGATTTTTTATGAAATTCTGAACAAGGTTTGGTGGGAAACTTACTTCTTTAAATAAAATTTCTGCATTTTTATCCAGAATAACATCCGATTTGTCTCCATCAAGTAGATAGGAAAACAGTAAAACTGTAGTTATGTAGTAATATAAACTCTTTTCTCGCTGGATTTTTCTTATACTTCTCTTTGTTTTTCTTAAATTTTTCTGGATTTCATAAAGGTTTATATCTTCAAAGTTAAAATCTAAAATTTCTTTGTTTTTTATCTTTAAACTTTCAAAAAAAAGTTTAAATTTCTCTTTGTTTATACTTTCTATCTGTTTTTGTAAAATTTTGATTTCTTCATCAGAAAGTATCAAATCTTCAACAAAATCCCTTAAGTCTGAATGATGTCTTTTGGGTAGTATAAACGCAAGGGATAATAAAAAAGGGTTCTGCAAATTTTTGCTTTTCAGGTATCTATCCATAATATAAAAACCAATGACTGCTCCAAGGAGAGAATGTTTTGTTTCTGGTTTGTTTTTTAGCTGTCTGTTTCCTCTTATGTATTCCTGAAAAAAGTAGGTGGATTTTCCTATATCGTGGGAAAAAACTATTATTGACAGCAAATCTTTTAAAACTCTGTCATTAATCTTCTCTTTTTCAAAGAGCTTTACAGCAATCTGGTAAACTTGTGATACGTGTGTTTCCAAAAGCTTATCTGGATGTGAAAGAAGGTTTGAGTATCTCATATTTATTCTGCAATTTTTAAAATATTTTTAGAAAATTCAGATAGTAAATCTTTTTCTGGATAATGTTTTACATTCCGTGTAATTATTTTTAACTTGTACTTTTTTGCTGTTGCCATAATTAGACAATCAATGGTAGATAAAGTTATGCCTTTTTTTCTATAATCTCTATAGAATTTTGCCCCTATTTCCACTATATCATTATCTATATTTATTATTTCAAATCCTTCCACAAAATCTTTGACTGCCTTTTCCTGTTTTTTTGAGTAAACACCTTTTAAAAGCTCATAATAGGTTAATATACTTAAAGAAGCATTACCACTGAAAAGTAAATCTTTTATAAGAGATACTGCAAATTCCTGTCCCTTTAAAAAATCTATACAAACATCAGTATCAACAATAAATTTATTTGCCAATCCTTTTTCCCTCTATAGATAAATCTTCTTTCCTCATTCTATTAACATATTCAATGCTGTTTTCTTCAAAGTCTTTCATGACTCCTGCAGTTGATAAAGCTTTCTCTATTTTCTTTTTCTTTAAATAATCAGACAAAGCTTCTTTAACTATTTCGCTGAAGTTATTAGATATACTCTCTGCTTCTTTGTATAATTCTTCAGGCAATGATATTGTTTTCTTTATGGTTGCCATTATCATACCTCATAGTATGAAATAATATTCTTACTGACTAAATATAGTTTAATTTTGCTTAAGTATCAATGTCTTTATAGGTTAGCCGTATTCAGTGTTTTATTTTGATATCTTTGCATTACTATACCTTTGGTATTATACTTTTAGTAAAAGATTTATTTTTCCAAAGGTATAAAAATGAAAAATCCTTTCTACTATGGTGGTGTAATGTCAGAGGAATATTTCTGTAATAGAAAAATTGAAAGAGCATTGAATTAGTATAATTCAACTAATTGAAATATTGAAAAAAT contains the following coding sequences:
- the cas4 gene encoding CRISPR-associated protein Cas4, which produces MENINGTLIWYYYICPREVWLIGHGIEADQESDFLILGKHIQEIFYKRQKKGFLIDNTIQIDILPNKKIIGEIKKSSKFLESARMQVAFYIYYMKQKGINLEGELLIPEERKREKIVLTKELEQKLEEAVKGIQKILKQETPPEPVKIPYCRNCAYKEMCWS
- the cas3 gene encoding CRISPR-associated helicase Cas3', producing the protein MRYSNLLSHPDKLLETHVSQVYQIAVKLFEKEKINDRVLKDLLSIIVFSHDIGKSTYFFQEYIRGNRQLKNKPETKHSLLGAVIGFYIMDRYLKSKNLQNPFLLSLAFILPKRHHSDLRDFVEDLILSDEEIKILQKQIESINKEKFKLFFESLKIKNKEILDFNFEDINLYEIQKNLRKTKRSIRKIQREKSLYYYITTVLLFSYLLDGDKSDVILDKNAEILFKEVSFPPNLVQNFIKNQNFEKSEINLLRSKALDEVLGRQIDLNSKIYSLTLPTGMGKTLISFAFALKLSEKLKQEKKVNPKIIYSLPFLSIIEQNFSVFEKVLKENGINPDSKIILKHHYLSDFRYKYEENEFDYDSSRVLVEGWNSQIITTTFIQLFHTLIGYKNKSLRKFHRFTNSIVILDEIQSIPFKYWLVIKEIISHMADKYNFYLIFSTATQPLIFEEKETIPLTQHKKYFEKFNRYRIKFDKKEKTLDDFLKEINLKQEKSYLFIANTVNQAKEIYEFFKDKKPVFLSTHIVPIHRLERIQHLKEKKSKLSVTTQLVEAGVDIDFDVVYRDFAPLDSIIQSAGRCNREGERKQGEVFVVKLLDKNNRLYSSYVYDSTLLQATEDIFIKNEYEENEVLELINQYFKALLERKSMAESYKLLEYLYSLKFSGEREPGQILSIADFKLIEEEANKTDVFIQIDKEAIEVWEEFKKIMQIKDIFDRKKAFDNMKSQFYSYIISVPIKDNTPPVENGFYYVPIENLEDYYDLETGFKVKSEFFMF
- a CDS encoding type II toxin-antitoxin system VapC family toxin, which produces MANKFIVDTDVCIDFLKGQEFAVSLIKDLLFSGNASLSILTYYELLKGVYSKKQEKAVKDFVEGFEIINIDNDIVEIGAKFYRDYRKKGITLSTIDCLIMATAKKYKLKIITRNVKHYPEKDLLSEFSKNILKIAE
- a CDS encoding type II toxin-antitoxin system CcdA family antitoxin, whose amino-acid sequence is MATIKKTISLPEELYKEAESISNNFSEIVKEALSDYLKKKKIEKALSTAGVMKDFEENSIEYVNRMRKEDLSIEGKRIGK